A stretch of the Sulfurimonas sp. HSL3-1 genome encodes the following:
- a CDS encoding EAL domain-containing protein, with product MTTADLFLHILWPLAIASTLFLYWRIKPLPLPVTEGPIDTSPDVLPDPSLQERMWFDLGERIDRLCTLELSPESQKQQLFEQLSSLPPVMTLWAGFTNKEGAIDPFYVYDETEPGFLTEHYGVRHAAAIDEAENPTEYAFVSAQPHLFSNALEAPMDTAWQKRLRYAPLVSVLSIPLFSPDRARPEGIVTLYTDTACMDNDILTYLTNLLNRFMAFSHQNALYHRVLAQYNTVHSASRFYAQLINAAPIRICWKNSDLVYLGGNLSFAKDVRLGKPDALKGKTDHDLFGAEEARLFEMSDRKVLEHGTELLNRIEKQGEMWRLSSRAPLSDPNGRIVGVVIAYIDYTFQYRAQNYHETTEQRFRSLLDQMPTVAIQGFDEQRHINYWNRQSEALYGYSAEEALGRKIDELILPRSQQNHFAAGIAAWLNHNDAMGAEEHTVLARSGISIPVQSARILLDRATENPQFYAIDIDLSLQKAAESKLKQLADYDALTMLPNRHHLNYHLQSLITRAQRAEKQFAIFFIDLDNFKYINDTFGHNYGDKLLVQAARRLQHVLRESDYIARFGGDEFIVTVEYGEDHFVTSHIAQKMISVLQEGFNIKEQELYVGASIGITLFPENSSALDVLLKQADAAMYKAKRGGKNQFTYFTAEMTEEIERQLTMENALRQTFQDDKITFFYQPQVDLHTGVIVSCEALVRWYDEENSAYIPPITFLPIVEKAHLMQTLTQRAFEHAVRLLDQWRRLRLALIRIDVNVPAEQLANKEILTYVVHLLETYNIDPVFIGIEITEGQLIDLDTEAAKSVLGAFSDLGIHISIDDFGTGYSSLSYLSRLTIDTVKIDKSFVQEYESSQNQALIRSIIAMAHELGYQVVAEGVELPEQADALKKYRCDKVQGNHFYLPKHAEAMTRELTLNLHRHRKNLTK from the coding sequence ATGACGACCGCGGATCTTTTCCTTCACATCTTATGGCCGCTCGCCATCGCTTCCACGCTATTTCTCTACTGGCGTATCAAACCGCTGCCGCTGCCGGTCACCGAAGGTCCCATAGATACCTCCCCGGATGTGCTGCCCGATCCAAGCCTGCAGGAGCGCATGTGGTTTGATCTCGGCGAGCGCATCGACCGGCTCTGCACACTGGAGCTCTCACCGGAAAGCCAGAAGCAGCAGCTTTTCGAGCAGTTGAGCAGCCTGCCTCCCGTCATGACCCTCTGGGCCGGCTTCACGAACAAAGAGGGGGCCATCGACCCCTTTTATGTCTATGACGAAACCGAACCGGGTTTTTTGACGGAGCACTACGGTGTCCGGCATGCCGCGGCGATCGACGAGGCAGAAAACCCGACCGAATACGCCTTTGTTTCCGCCCAGCCCCATCTCTTCAGCAATGCGCTTGAAGCCCCGATGGACACGGCATGGCAGAAACGGTTGCGCTACGCCCCGCTGGTCTCTGTCCTCTCTATCCCGCTCTTCTCCCCCGACCGGGCACGTCCCGAGGGCATCGTCACGCTCTACACCGATACCGCCTGCATGGACAACGATATACTGACCTACCTGACGAACCTGCTAAACCGTTTCATGGCCTTTTCCCATCAAAACGCGCTTTACCACCGGGTCCTGGCCCAATACAATACGGTCCACTCCGCCAGCCGTTTCTATGCACAGCTCATCAACGCCGCGCCGATACGCATCTGCTGGAAAAACAGTGATCTCGTCTACCTCGGAGGCAATCTCTCTTTTGCCAAAGATGTCCGGTTGGGCAAGCCCGATGCGCTCAAAGGAAAAACCGATCATGACCTTTTCGGGGCCGAAGAAGCGCGGCTCTTCGAAATGTCGGATCGGAAGGTACTGGAGCACGGGACCGAACTGCTCAACCGCATTGAAAAGCAGGGAGAGATGTGGCGGCTCAGCAGCCGCGCCCCGCTCAGCGATCCCAACGGCCGCATCGTCGGCGTCGTCATCGCCTATATCGATTACACCTTCCAGTACCGTGCCCAGAACTATCATGAAACGACGGAGCAGCGTTTCCGTTCGCTGCTGGATCAGATGCCGACCGTCGCGATCCAGGGCTTCGACGAGCAGCGGCACATCAACTACTGGAACCGTCAAAGCGAAGCGCTGTACGGCTACAGCGCCGAAGAGGCCCTGGGTCGGAAGATCGACGAATTGATCCTTCCCCGATCCCAACAAAACCATTTTGCCGCGGGGATCGCGGCGTGGTTGAACCATAACGATGCGATGGGGGCCGAAGAGCATACCGTTCTTGCCAGAAGCGGCATCTCCATCCCCGTACAGAGTGCGCGTATCCTCCTCGACCGGGCCACGGAAAACCCGCAGTTCTATGCCATCGACATCGATCTGAGTCTTCAAAAAGCCGCGGAATCAAAGCTAAAACAGCTCGCCGACTACGACGCTTTGACGATGCTGCCGAACCGCCATCACCTCAACTACCATCTCCAGTCCCTGATCACGAGGGCGCAGCGAGCAGAAAAACAGTTTGCCATCTTCTTCATCGACCTGGATAACTTCAAGTACATCAATGACACGTTCGGCCATAACTACGGCGACAAACTGCTAGTCCAGGCCGCGCGGCGCCTGCAGCATGTCCTGCGCGAATCCGACTACATCGCCCGTTTCGGCGGCGACGAGTTTATCGTCACGGTGGAGTACGGCGAGGATCACTTTGTCACCTCCCATATCGCCCAGAAAATGATCAGCGTCCTGCAAGAGGGCTTCAACATCAAAGAGCAGGAGCTCTACGTCGGCGCCAGCATCGGGATTACGCTCTTTCCGGAGAACAGCAGTGCACTCGACGTCCTGCTCAAACAGGCCGATGCCGCCATGTACAAAGCGAAACGCGGCGGCAAAAACCAGTTCACCTACTTCACGGCGGAGATGACCGAAGAGATCGAGCGCCAACTGACGATGGAGAATGCCCTTCGACAGACGTTTCAAGATGACAAGATCACCTTTTTCTACCAACCGCAGGTCGACCTCCATACCGGTGTCATCGTGAGCTGCGAGGCGCTGGTACGCTGGTACGACGAGGAGAACAGCGCCTACATCCCGCCGATAACGTTCCTGCCCATCGTCGAGAAGGCGCATCTGATGCAGACCCTGACACAAAGGGCCTTCGAACACGCCGTCCGGCTGCTTGACCAGTGGCGGCGTCTGCGCCTGGCGCTGATCCGGATTGACGTCAACGTCCCGGCGGAACAGCTGGCGAACAAAGAGATCCTCACCTATGTCGTCCATCTGCTCGAAACGTACAATATCGATCCCGTATTTATCGGCATCGAGATCACCGAGGGGCAGTTGATCGACCTGGATACGGAAGCAGCCAAGAGCGTGCTCGGCGCCTTCAGCGACCTCGGCATCCATATCAGCATCGACGATTTCGGCACCGGATACTCCTCGCTCAGCTATCTAAGCCGCCTCACCATTGACACGGTCAAGATCGACAAAAGCTTTGTCCAGGAATACGAAAGCAGCCAGAACCAGGCCCTGATCCGATCCATCATCGCCATGGCCCATGAGCTCGGATATCAGGTCGTTGCCGAAGGCGTCGAACTTCCCGAACAGGCCGATGCGCTGAAAAAGTATCGTTGCGACAAAGTCCAGGGCAATCACTTCTATCTACCGAAACATGCCGAAGCAATGACCCGGGAGCTCACCCTTAACCTCCATCGCCACCGGAAGAATTTGACGAAATAA
- the msrA gene encoding peptide-methionine (S)-S-oxide reductase MsrA — translation MAKEVALLGGGCFWCIEAVYRRVKGVSSAISGYAGGETEHPDYRAVCSGTTGHAEVVEVTFDPDVISFGEILDIFWVIHDPTTLNRQGADVGTQYRSVIYYQNDVQKAEAEAAIAEAQAGFSDPIVTELSPAPTFYPAEAYHQNYFDLNPQQGYCQVVIAPKVQKFMQTFREKLDV, via the coding sequence ATGGCTAAGGAAGTAGCGCTCCTCGGGGGCGGGTGTTTTTGGTGCATCGAGGCGGTCTACCGCCGGGTCAAAGGGGTCAGCAGCGCCATCAGCGGTTACGCGGGCGGCGAAACGGAGCATCCCGATTACCGTGCGGTCTGCAGCGGAACGACGGGGCACGCCGAAGTGGTCGAGGTCACTTTCGATCCCGACGTTATCTCCTTCGGGGAGATTCTCGATATTTTCTGGGTCATTCACGATCCGACGACGCTGAACCGCCAGGGCGCGGACGTCGGGACCCAGTACCGCTCGGTCATCTACTATCAGAACGATGTACAGAAAGCGGAAGCAGAGGCCGCCATTGCCGAAGCACAGGCCGGTTTTTCCGACCCGATCGTGACGGAACTCTCCCCGGCCCCGACATTCTATCCGGCCGAAGCGTACCACCAGAACTATTTCGACCTCAATCCCCAACAGGGATACTGCCAGGTCGTCATCGCACCGAAGGTGCAGAAATTTATGCAGACGTTCCGGGAGAAGCTTGATGTTTGA
- a CDS encoding DUF420 domain-containing protein — protein sequence MFEAGFLGTRALWFMDIVTLWFAALPFLMGGAILLIKGGYEKGHKRAQTLLFAVTLAMVVLFEVGVRFTGGFVAYAEESGVEFSSLAVFLAVHVLIAVAAVAGWAWLLIDALRSYGGSETVAATHKRNGVIVFSGMTVTSLMGVTIYGMLFMT from the coding sequence ATGTTTGAGGCGGGTTTTCTGGGGACGCGCGCCCTCTGGTTTATGGACATCGTCACCCTTTGGTTTGCCGCATTGCCGTTCTTGATGGGCGGGGCCATCCTTCTGATTAAAGGCGGGTATGAAAAGGGCCACAAACGCGCACAGACACTGCTCTTCGCAGTCACGCTGGCGATGGTCGTGCTGTTCGAAGTCGGGGTGCGCTTTACCGGCGGTTTCGTCGCCTACGCGGAAGAGAGCGGCGTGGAATTCTCCTCGCTGGCGGTGTTCCTGGCGGTGCATGTGCTGATCGCCGTCGCCGCCGTTGCCGGGTGGGCATGGCTGCTGATCGACGCTCTGCGAAGCTATGGTGGCAGTGAAACGGTGGCCGCCACGCACAAACGCAACGGGGTGATCGTTTTTTCGGGGATGACCGTCACATCCCTGATGGGCGTGACGATCTACGGCATGCTTTTTATGACCTAG
- a CDS encoding uroporphyrinogen-III synthase, whose product MTIRPIYLLSVTPSDDPDITHLPILETAWLQPKVDLSRIDGIIFTSKNGVDALEKIAPEWKSVPVLSVGKGTRQRVEALGGTVAGTVKGYGEMLYELIRERFPRFRWLYARPRVVASDFASRLREEGVVVEEAVVYETLCRADKMDVAIPDDSILIFTSPSALHCFQSRFVLAQTHSVVAIGRTTEKSLPGRKVHIAPEPTVAACITLAKQLAKEQV is encoded by the coding sequence ATGACAATACGGCCCATCTATCTTCTTTCTGTGACCCCCTCCGATGATCCCGACATTACCCATCTGCCGATCCTGGAAACGGCATGGCTGCAACCCAAAGTCGATCTTTCACGGATCGACGGCATCATCTTTACCTCGAAAAACGGCGTCGACGCCCTCGAAAAGATCGCCCCGGAGTGGAAAAGCGTGCCCGTGCTCAGCGTCGGGAAGGGAACCCGTCAGCGTGTGGAAGCACTCGGCGGCACGGTTGCGGGGACGGTCAAGGGGTACGGCGAGATGCTGTATGAACTTATCCGGGAGCGTTTCCCCCGTTTCCGCTGGCTCTATGCACGCCCCCGGGTCGTTGCGTCGGATTTTGCCTCCCGGCTGCGCGAAGAGGGGGTTGTCGTGGAGGAGGCCGTGGTCTATGAGACCCTCTGCCGGGCCGATAAAATGGACGTTGCGATTCCCGACGACAGCATACTGATCTTTACCTCGCCTTCGGCACTGCACTGCTTTCAGAGCCGCTTTGTCCTGGCCCAGACCCACAGCGTCGTCGCCATCGGCCGCACGACAGAGAAGAGCCTTCCCGGCCGGAAGGTCCACATCGCCCCCGAACCGACCGTCGCGGCCTGTATCACCCTCGCAAAACAGCTGGCAAAGGAGCAAGTATGA
- a CDS encoding Fur family transcriptional regulator translates to MNKELIATNLRNHHLKVTPQRLKIVESLNTFGHLNIDMLYQEVKEAYPNVSLATVYKNIAIMTENGLLEEVKVPESKSVFEIRKEPHLHLHCSECGKIEDFSFDTEQIRAHAEAVSGYSIQSSDIVLRGICPACQKKR, encoded by the coding sequence ATGAATAAAGAACTCATAGCCACAAACCTGCGGAACCACCATCTCAAGGTGACCCCGCAGCGGCTCAAGATCGTCGAAAGCCTCAACACCTTCGGCCACCTGAACATCGATATGCTTTACCAGGAGGTAAAAGAAGCGTATCCGAACGTTTCGCTGGCGACGGTGTACAAGAATATTGCCATAATGACGGAAAACGGACTGCTCGAAGAGGTGAAAGTCCCCGAGAGCAAGAGTGTTTTCGAGATCCGAAAAGAGCCGCACCTGCACCTGCACTGCAGCGAATGCGGGAAGATCGAAGATTTTTCCTTCGATACGGAGCAGATCAGAGCGCACGCCGAAGCCGTCAGCGGCTACAGCATCCAAAGCAGCGATATCGTGCTGCGGGGCATCTGCCCGGCGTGCCAGAAAAAGCGTTAA
- a CDS encoding cytochrome-c peroxidase: MFKKIALTACVLASAASAETLADQAKAMGLAPIPKSTTELYKLIDNPKNPMNAQKVELGKQLFFDPRLSKSEIISCNTCHNLATGGVDGVPAAIGHNWAHNPHHLNSPSVYNAVFAEKQFWDGRSPDLEDQAQGPMQAAPEMAAKPEHVAAVVNSIPDYVAAFRHAYNDQKMVPTFKDIADVIASFERTLVTPSRFDEYLRGCDKALSKEEKAGLQTFIDKGCASCHTGVAVGGGMQPFPLMGKFKYMGVGDFKGDANGMVKVPTLRNVEETAPYFHNGTVWSLKEAIKIMGETQLGVKLTDAETESIETFLKALTGEKPVVEYPVLPARTAKTPLPDSGK, translated from the coding sequence ATGTTTAAAAAAATTGCGTTGACAGCATGTGTCCTGGCTTCCGCCGCATCCGCGGAGACACTGGCCGATCAGGCCAAGGCGATGGGCCTCGCCCCCATTCCGAAAAGCACGACCGAACTCTATAAACTCATCGACAATCCGAAGAACCCGATGAATGCCCAGAAGGTCGAGCTCGGCAAACAGCTCTTTTTCGATCCGCGCCTTTCAAAGAGCGAGATCATCAGCTGTAACACCTGTCACAACCTCGCCACCGGCGGTGTGGACGGCGTGCCGGCGGCGATCGGCCACAACTGGGCGCACAACCCCCACCACCTGAACTCTCCGTCGGTCTACAACGCCGTTTTTGCTGAGAAGCAGTTCTGGGACGGACGCAGCCCGGACCTTGAAGACCAGGCGCAGGGACCGATGCAGGCGGCGCCGGAAATGGCGGCCAAGCCTGAGCACGTCGCCGCCGTCGTCAACTCCATTCCCGATTATGTCGCGGCGTTCCGCCACGCCTACAATGACCAGAAGATGGTTCCGACCTTCAAAGACATTGCGGATGTCATCGCCTCCTTCGAGCGCACGCTGGTAACGCCGTCACGCTTCGACGAGTACCTGCGCGGCTGTGACAAAGCGCTTTCCAAAGAGGAGAAGGCCGGTCTGCAGACCTTTATTGACAAAGGGTGTGCGAGCTGTCACACCGGCGTGGCCGTCGGCGGCGGGATGCAGCCGTTCCCGCTGATGGGCAAGTTCAAGTATATGGGCGTCGGCGACTTCAAAGGCGATGCGAACGGGATGGTCAAGGTTCCGACGCTGCGCAACGTCGAAGAGACGGCGCCTTATTTCCACAACGGTACGGTCTGGAGCCTGAAAGAGGCGATCAAGATCATGGGCGAGACCCAGCTGGGTGTCAAACTGACTGACGCAGAGACGGAGAGCATCGAGACCTTCCTCAAAGCGCTGACGGGCGAGAAACCGGTCGTCGAGTACCCGGTCCTGCCGGCCCGTACGGCCAAAACACCGCTGCCGGATTCCGGCAAGTAA
- a CDS encoding thioredoxin family protein, protein MRLILPALFLFYGILHADIAWYTGYDEAVRAAKLAHKPLMLFLTKPRCKVRGFMQKDVFTDPEVAAYIEAHFIAADIWNDHESLPLKYRVTASPVFTFLDADGDEIIEQVVGGKPPSRFLETLHSVIDDNPQFR, encoded by the coding sequence ATGCGCCTGATACTTCCGGCTCTTTTCCTGTTTTACGGCATCCTGCATGCCGATATCGCCTGGTATACCGGGTATGATGAGGCGGTACGGGCCGCAAAACTCGCCCACAAGCCGCTGATGCTCTTCCTCACAAAACCCCGATGCAAAGTCCGCGGCTTTATGCAAAAGGATGTCTTCACGGACCCGGAGGTCGCCGCGTACATCGAAGCCCACTTCATCGCCGCCGATATCTGGAACGACCATGAGAGCCTGCCCCTAAAGTACCGGGTCACCGCCAGCCCCGTTTTTACCTTCCTCGACGCCGACGGGGACGAGATCATTGAGCAGGTCGTCGGGGGCAAACCGCCCTCCCGCTTCCTGGAGACCCTGCACAGCGTCATCGACGACAACCCCCAATTTCGGTAG
- a CDS encoding BatD family protein, whose protein sequence is MMTKRPLGKILALLLLGLPLFAAVTATVDNPAVTRGDPVTLTISATGDDIRFPALTEIAGYPIQSRGTSRNISIVNGHTTRAVEQRLVFTPTEDTAIPALDVTVDGTVEHTLPLHVKVVAPQAAAKGAPVQMLLRLSKAKAYVGEPVELDLVFKYLPGERIDDIRISEPTLEHFWIKRINTQAERSADSEGYITQSYRYLLFPQQSGDLEIPAIFAQIGTKVSTGRGGMGGDPFFNDPFFGAARMQYRKVYSEPATLHVTALPQGLEVYGRFTMHADIDKTSVDTNKPVNLHIHIEGNGNVEDIPKFDPHFAHAIVYANDPKTTSTLQDGKYFGTFDQTIAIIPDRDLTVTPQTFRYFDAKTAQPATLQTPPFFVKVKGAASVPAAAAAPHVETAAPATAAAVQTPALSGSSRFSPLEALGIFAAGAAAGVLSYWLLLLRGRDRLPKKRELPPMAKRVKAAKSDRTLFELLLPLKGSAKPIDDALAQLEANLYRGADHAVDRKALADYFGGQTGEDVALI, encoded by the coding sequence ATGATGACGAAACGACCCCTTGGTAAGATCCTGGCGCTGCTGCTGCTAGGGCTGCCGCTTTTCGCGGCGGTGACCGCCACCGTCGACAACCCCGCCGTCACCCGCGGCGACCCGGTCACCCTGACGATCAGCGCCACCGGCGACGACATCCGCTTCCCGGCGCTGACGGAGATCGCAGGCTACCCCATCCAGAGCCGCGGCACGAGCCGGAACATCTCCATCGTGAACGGCCATACGACGCGTGCGGTCGAGCAGCGGCTCGTCTTTACCCCGACGGAGGACACTGCCATCCCCGCCCTCGACGTGACTGTTGACGGCACGGTCGAACACACCCTTCCTCTGCATGTCAAAGTCGTCGCGCCCCAGGCCGCAGCGAAGGGGGCGCCCGTACAGATGCTGCTGCGCCTCTCCAAAGCGAAAGCCTATGTCGGCGAGCCGGTCGAACTCGACCTCGTCTTCAAATACCTGCCCGGGGAGCGCATCGACGACATCCGCATCAGCGAACCGACCCTCGAGCACTTCTGGATCAAGCGCATCAACACCCAGGCCGAACGTTCCGCCGACAGCGAAGGGTACATCACCCAGTCCTACCGCTACCTGCTCTTTCCGCAGCAGAGCGGCGACCTCGAAATCCCCGCCATTTTCGCCCAGATCGGCACCAAGGTCAGCACCGGCCGCGGCGGGATGGGCGGCGATCCCTTCTTCAACGACCCCTTCTTCGGCGCGGCCCGGATGCAGTACCGCAAAGTCTACTCCGAGCCGGCGACCTTGCATGTCACCGCACTGCCGCAGGGGCTGGAGGTCTACGGCCGGTTCACGATGCATGCCGACATCGATAAAACGTCCGTGGACACCAACAAGCCAGTCAACCTCCACATCCATATCGAAGGCAACGGCAACGTCGAGGATATCCCCAAGTTCGACCCGCACTTCGCCCACGCCATCGTCTACGCCAACGACCCGAAAACGACAAGCACGCTTCAAGACGGCAAATACTTCGGTACCTTTGACCAGACCATTGCCATTATCCCTGACCGCGATCTCACCGTCACGCCGCAGACCTTCCGCTATTTCGATGCCAAAACCGCGCAACCGGCAACCCTGCAGACCCCGCCTTTCTTTGTCAAGGTCAAGGGCGCGGCATCGGTACCGGCGGCCGCGGCGGCACCGCATGTCGAAACGGCCGCCCCCGCGACGGCGGCGGCAGTACAGACACCTGCCCTGTCGGGTAGCAGCCGTTTCAGCCCCTTGGAAGCCCTGGGCATCTTCGCCGCCGGGGCGGCCGCGGGCGTCCTGTCGTACTGGCTACTGCTACTGCGCGGCCGCGACCGTCTCCCGAAAAAGAGGGAGCTTCCCCCGATGGCCAAACGGGTCAAAGCCGCCAAAAGCGACCGCACCCTCTTCGAACTGCTGCTGCCGCTCAAGGGGAGCGCCAAACCGATTGACGACGCCCTGGCCCAGTTGGAGGCCAACCTCTACCGCGGCGCCGACCATGCCGTCGACCGCAAAGCACTGGCGGACTATTTCGGCGGTCAGACCGGGGAGGATGTCGCCTTAATCTGA
- a CDS encoding tetratricopeptide repeat protein: protein MLRYLLPCLAAGVLHAGVTDFHTLSNAASAYNGGDYAAAAEGYGMLQSKNDAARFNYGDALYKQQKYKEAADVFTQIRAPELKQKALHNLGNSLANLGKTDEAIKAYEEALKLGKDDDTQYNLDLLKKQKEQEQEQQKEDNQNNQNDQNQSKQNDQQQNKQKQQGDQQNKDQKSQDDASKGEDQQQKKDQQNGEQKEQEKQADGERDKQQESKEQSGKQDEKQQEAERQPEEAPESPETGKQQAAMADPISDMEERKYNQMLDKRGIKTLMIPLSGKGEPHDDETTPW from the coding sequence ATGCTTAGATACCTTCTGCCCTGCCTCGCCGCGGGAGTGCTCCATGCGGGGGTGACGGATTTCCACACCCTCTCCAACGCCGCATCGGCCTACAACGGCGGCGATTACGCCGCGGCAGCTGAGGGCTATGGCATGCTGCAGAGCAAAAACGACGCCGCCCGCTTCAACTACGGCGACGCCCTCTATAAACAGCAGAAGTATAAAGAGGCGGCAGACGTCTTTACGCAGATCCGTGCCCCGGAGCTCAAACAAAAAGCGCTGCACAACCTCGGGAACAGCCTCGCCAACCTGGGCAAAACCGACGAAGCGATCAAGGCCTACGAAGAAGCGCTGAAACTCGGCAAAGACGACGATACGCAGTACAATCTCGACCTCCTGAAAAAACAGAAGGAGCAGGAGCAGGAGCAGCAAAAAGAGGACAACCAAAACAATCAGAACGACCAGAACCAGTCCAAGCAGAATGATCAGCAGCAAAACAAGCAGAAGCAACAGGGTGATCAACAAAACAAGGACCAAAAGAGCCAGGACGACGCCTCAAAGGGAGAAGATCAGCAGCAAAAAAAGGATCAGCAGAACGGCGAACAGAAGGAGCAGGAGAAACAGGCGGACGGAGAACGCGACAAACAGCAGGAATCGAAAGAACAAAGCGGCAAGCAGGACGAAAAACAGCAGGAGGCTGAGAGGCAGCCTGAAGAAGCACCGGAAAGCCCCGAAACAGGCAAACAGCAGGCCGCGATGGCTGACCCCATCAGCGATATGGAAGAGCGCAAATACAACCAGATGCTCGACAAGCGCGGCATCAAAACATTGATGATCCCGCTATCGGGCAAAGGAGAACCCCATGATGACGAAACGACCCCTTGGTAA
- a CDS encoding vWA domain-containing protein — MHFEQPHLLFLLIVLLPLALLLFAPRKAARNAFAPEVLKLLLQRTSTVPQWLRSALLLAAAALFIVALARPVVDHGEIKVQSSTIDLIVGFDISRSMFANDVYPSRLALAKRKFDALLGDINGTRIGVIGFSARAFMVSPLTEDFATLRYLVSNMNTDSISLRGTDLLQALQQTDTLLEGSDKKALLLFTDGGGGSDFDQEIAYARAHNIVVFLYNIGTEKGGVIPTEQGAMTDKHGDIVVVRRNDDVKALALQSGGAYLPYSLKHNDIKALADALKSCFTPRREKSDVIRDLQELFVWPLSAGVLLLLMALYSLPQRRRRHA; from the coding sequence ATGCACTTTGAACAGCCGCACCTGCTTTTCTTGCTGATCGTACTGCTACCGCTCGCGCTGTTGCTTTTCGCGCCGCGCAAAGCGGCCCGGAACGCCTTTGCCCCGGAGGTGCTGAAACTACTGCTTCAGCGCACCTCCACCGTGCCGCAGTGGCTGCGCAGCGCTCTGCTGCTCGCGGCAGCGGCGCTCTTCATCGTCGCCCTCGCCCGACCGGTCGTCGACCATGGCGAGATCAAGGTACAGAGCAGTACGATCGACCTCATCGTCGGCTTCGACATCTCCCGCTCCATGTTCGCCAACGACGTCTACCCCAGCCGCCTTGCCCTGGCCAAGCGGAAATTTGACGCCCTGCTAGGCGACATCAACGGCACCCGCATCGGGGTGATCGGGTTCAGCGCCCGGGCCTTCATGGTCTCCCCGCTGACCGAGGATTTTGCGACCCTGCGCTACCTCGTCTCAAACATGAACACCGATTCCATCAGCCTGCGCGGCACCGACCTGCTCCAGGCCCTTCAGCAGACCGATACCCTCCTGGAGGGGAGCGACAAAAAAGCGCTCCTGCTCTTTACCGACGGCGGCGGCGGCAGCGATTTCGATCAAGAGATCGCCTACGCCAGGGCCCACAACATCGTCGTCTTCCTCTATAACATCGGCACGGAGAAGGGCGGGGTCATCCCGACCGAACAGGGGGCCATGACGGACAAGCACGGCGACATCGTCGTCGTCCGCCGCAACGACGACGTGAAAGCCCTCGCCCTGCAAAGCGGCGGCGCCTATCTGCCCTACTCCCTCAAACACAATGACATCAAGGCCCTTGCCGATGCGCTGAAGTCATGCTTTACGCCGCGCAGGGAAAAGAGCGACGTCATCCGCGATCTGCAGGAGCTCTTCGTCTGGCCGCTTAGTGCTGGCGTTCTCCTGCTGCTGATGGCACTCTACTCCCTGCCGCAGCGAAGGAGACGCCATGCTTAG
- a CDS encoding vWA domain-containing protein: MGEWTLEYPWALGLIALFFLCEALCRAKTQQMLFPDTALLRTLSARSGWLTRGIKLLLFALLALALASPIRQNEVVVSDDKGYELSLVLDASGSMRQMDKFGIVKKIVLDFIDKREHDKLALTLFADFAYVAMPLTYDKQSLKQLLSKVDVGIAGMQRTALYEALFMSTKLFKSSDAKEKIAILLTDGIDNTSQVPLDVAIQSAVKHGIKVYVIGVGGRGDYNPEVLRKIARETGGKFYEAGSVERLKRIYDEIDTLEKSEIKADKYVKKRYYFQYPLGAALLLLVLYAAMRRRGHAL, from the coding sequence GTGGGTGAGTGGACGCTGGAGTACCCCTGGGCGCTGGGACTGATCGCCCTCTTTTTCCTCTGCGAGGCCCTCTGCCGGGCCAAGACGCAGCAGATGCTCTTTCCCGACACGGCGCTGCTGCGCACCCTTTCCGCCCGGAGCGGCTGGCTCACCCGGGGGATCAAACTGCTCCTCTTCGCCCTGCTCGCCCTCGCCCTCGCTTCGCCGATCCGCCAGAACGAGGTCGTCGTCAGCGACGACAAGGGGTACGAGCTCTCCCTCGTCCTCGACGCCAGCGGCTCCATGCGCCAAATGGACAAATTCGGCATCGTCAAGAAGATCGTGCTCGACTTCATCGACAAGCGTGAGCACGACAAGCTCGCCCTGACCCTCTTCGCCGACTTCGCCTACGTCGCCATGCCGCTGACCTATGACAAACAGAGCCTGAAACAGCTGCTCTCCAAGGTCGACGTCGGCATCGCCGGCATGCAGCGCACGGCGCTCTACGAGGCGCTCTTCATGAGCACCAAGCTCTTCAAATCCTCCGACGCCAAGGAGAAGATCGCCATTTTGCTCACCGACGGGATCGACAACACCTCCCAGGTTCCCCTCGACGTGGCCATCCAGAGTGCCGTCAAGCACGGCATCAAAGTCTACGTCATCGGCGTCGGCGGCCGCGGAGACTACAACCCGGAGGTACTCAGAAAGATCGCCCGGGAGACGGGCGGGAAATTCTACGAGGCGGGAAGCGTCGAACGGCTGAAACGGATCTACGACGAGATCGACACCCTGGAGAAGAGCGAGATCAAGGCGGACAAGTACGTCAAGAAGCGCTACTACTTCCAGTACCCGCTCGGCGCGGCGCTGCTGCTGCTCGTGCTTTATGCCGCCATGCGAAGGAGAGGCCATGCACTTTGA